From Pseudomonas fluorescens, one genomic window encodes:
- a CDS encoding response regulator, with protein sequence MNASSFLRQQLLLVDDEEDALQELAELLEGEGFCCLLATSVKVALQQLTRHPDIALVITDLRMPEESGLALIRRLREHTSRQYLPIIVISGHAAAEDVDELRRMQVLGLFRKPIYHVRLLETLNTLFPQPILHVANL encoded by the coding sequence ATGAACGCTTCTTCATTCCTGCGCCAACAACTGCTTCTGGTCGACGATGAAGAAGACGCGTTGCAGGAACTCGCGGAGTTGTTGGAGGGTGAGGGCTTTTGTTGCTTGCTGGCCACTTCGGTCAAGGTCGCTTTGCAGCAGTTGACCCGTCACCCGGATATCGCCTTGGTCATTACTGATCTGCGTATGCCGGAAGAAAGTGGCTTGGCACTGATTCGTCGCTTGCGTGAGCACACTTCGCGTCAGTATTTGCCAATCATTGTTATCTCCGGGCATGCCGCCGCGGAGGATGTCGACGAATTAAGGCGTATGCAGGTGTTAGGCCTGTTTCGCAAACCCATTTACCACGTTCGTTTGTTGGAGACCCTGAACACCCTGTTCCCTCAACCGATTTTGCATGTAGCGAATCTTTAG
- the cpaB gene encoding Flp pilus assembly protein CpaB — translation MNSRVTMGLAGLLLVAAVVVGYWGLVLSHSPQTSSEPVAAPVTPTAVSAVEQTVASAEDQTRQAVVVLARDVPAYTALTAADLTVEKLHTAPAGSLNTLDQAIGRTPWRPLSAGTWLSDASFDAGGPLARMIRKDERALAVAVDEVIGAGGQLMPGDYVDVLLFLRQDNINLQQSAQIAIPAMRVLAVGDQLGLTNDGKPANPALNAEEKLKQEQRRGAARTVVLAVPEQLLSRLMLAAQAGTLRLAVRSSEEQRLAHYWAGESDSPARLDAASSQLLQFNQLAFASTPKNSVSALPTTAPRRGIEVIRGNQVTQQLP, via the coding sequence ATGAACAGTCGTGTCACCATGGGATTGGCTGGCCTGCTTTTGGTCGCCGCCGTTGTTGTGGGGTATTGGGGCCTGGTGCTCAGTCACTCCCCGCAAACTTCTTCCGAACCCGTTGCCGCCCCCGTGACGCCAACAGCAGTGAGCGCGGTGGAACAGACCGTGGCCAGTGCCGAGGATCAGACGCGTCAGGCCGTCGTGGTCCTGGCCCGTGACGTGCCCGCCTACACCGCCCTGACCGCCGCCGACCTGACCGTGGAAAAACTCCACACCGCCCCCGCCGGCAGCCTCAACACTCTCGACCAGGCCATCGGCCGCACGCCTTGGCGCCCACTCAGCGCCGGCACCTGGCTGAGCGATGCCAGCTTCGACGCCGGCGGCCCGTTGGCGCGGATGATTCGCAAGGATGAACGAGCACTGGCGGTGGCCGTGGACGAAGTGATCGGGGCTGGCGGCCAGTTGATGCCGGGCGACTACGTCGACGTCCTGCTGTTTCTGCGCCAGGACAACATCAACCTGCAGCAATCGGCACAAATCGCCATCCCGGCCATGCGCGTACTGGCGGTCGGTGATCAGCTCGGCCTGACCAACGACGGCAAGCCCGCCAATCCGGCGCTGAACGCGGAAGAAAAGCTCAAACAGGAACAACGTCGCGGCGCCGCCCGCACCGTGGTACTGGCCGTGCCGGAGCAACTGCTCAGTCGCCTGATGCTGGCAGCCCAGGCCGGTACCTTGCGTTTGGCCGTGCGCAGCAGCGAAGAACAACGCCTGGCCCATTACTGGGCCGGCGAAAGCGACTCGCCCGCACGCCTCGATGCGGCCAGCAGCCAACTGCTGCAATTCAACCAACTGGCCTTTGCCAGCACCCCGAAAAACTCCGTGAGCGCACTGCCGACCACAGCCCCCCGTCGCGGAATCGAAGTGATCCGCGGCAACCAGGTCACCCAACAACTTCCCTGA
- a CDS encoding Flp family type IVb pilin produces the protein MLLNFVRYLFIRVQLFMRRTEGASAIEYALIVAMVALVLVNFGSEIGTKINDILTSVSSGLTSVTGGGTK, from the coding sequence ATGTTGCTTAACTTCGTGCGTTATCTGTTCATCCGGGTGCAACTGTTCATGCGTCGTACCGAGGGTGCGTCGGCTATTGAGTATGCGTTGATTGTTGCGATGGTTGCGTTGGTTCTCGTTAATTTCGGCTCGGAGATAGGTACAAAAATTAACGATATCCTTACATCGGTATCCTCTGGATTGACCTCGGTGACGGGGGGGGGAACGAAGTAA
- a CDS encoding type II and III secretion system protein family protein: MPLLGRASCALLLASLPIDIAMAAASSCSALNQMPATLEVGEGLQQQIQSPVAITRLAIGDPKIADVQTSGNSSFLLTGIAPGATSLMVWTACATAPRQSMVFVKGKASVALTGTLPSEEESLPSQVQTDIRFVEVSRTKLKEASASIFGTRGNFLFGSPRTLPTIDGVVQPRLPVNNDQFNFSWIGGKTMVMINALEGSGFAYTLARPSLVALSGQSASFLAGGEVPIPVPSSGSDNVSIEYKEFGIRLTLTPTIVGRNRISLKVAPEVSELDFSNAVVIAGTTVPALTIRRTDTSVSLADGESFVISGLISSRNSSQVNKFPGLGDIPVLGAFFRDSTINREERELLMIVTPHLVQPLAADAQLPSLPGEKLRNYDPNFYRMFFLENGDFDKRSGLSR; this comes from the coding sequence ATGCCATTGCTTGGTCGCGCCAGCTGCGCCCTGTTGCTCGCCAGTTTGCCCATCGACATCGCGATGGCAGCCGCCAGCTCCTGTAGCGCCCTGAACCAAATGCCCGCCACCCTCGAAGTGGGTGAAGGCCTGCAACAACAGATCCAGTCGCCGGTGGCCATTACTCGCCTGGCCATTGGCGATCCGAAAATCGCCGACGTGCAAACCAGCGGCAACAGCAGTTTCCTGCTCACCGGCATTGCCCCGGGCGCCACCAGCCTGATGGTCTGGACCGCCTGCGCGACTGCGCCACGCCAGAGCATGGTGTTCGTCAAAGGCAAGGCCAGCGTCGCCTTAACCGGCACCCTGCCCTCGGAGGAAGAGTCGCTGCCCAGCCAGGTGCAGACCGATATTCGCTTCGTCGAAGTCAGCCGCACCAAATTGAAGGAAGCCTCGGCCTCGATCTTCGGTACCCGTGGCAACTTTCTGTTTGGTTCTCCCAGAACCCTGCCGACCATTGACGGCGTGGTTCAGCCACGACTGCCCGTGAACAACGACCAGTTCAACTTCTCCTGGATTGGCGGCAAGACCATGGTCATGATCAACGCCCTGGAAGGCAGCGGATTTGCCTACACCCTGGCACGGCCCAGCCTGGTGGCGTTGAGCGGCCAGAGCGCGAGCTTTCTCGCCGGCGGTGAAGTGCCGATTCCGGTGCCCAGCTCCGGCAGCGACAACGTGTCCATCGAGTACAAGGAGTTCGGCATTCGCCTGACGCTGACGCCGACCATCGTCGGCCGTAACCGGATCTCGCTGAAGGTCGCGCCGGAAGTCAGCGAACTGGACTTCAGCAATGCGGTGGTCATCGCCGGTACCACCGTCCCGGCCCTGACTATCCGCCGCACCGACACCAGCGTCTCGCTGGCCGATGGCGAAAGTTTCGTCATCAGCGGTTTGATCAGCAGTCGCAACAGCTCCCAGGTCAACAAATTCCCCGGGCTCGGCGACATTCCGGTGCTCGGCGCGTTTTTCCGCGATTCGACGATCAATCGCGAAGAGCGCGAGTTGCTGATGATCGTCACTCCGCACCTGGTCCAGCCGCTGGCAGCCGACGCCCAACTGCCGTCCCTTCCCGGCGAAAAACTGCGTAACTACGACCCGAATTTCTACCGCATGTTTTTCCTCGAGAACGGCGACTTCGATAAACGCAGCGGGCTGTCGCGATGA